In Chloroflexota bacterium, a single window of DNA contains:
- a CDS encoding patatin-like phospholipase family protein, which produces MATAVRGKIGYALGGGGARGMSHIGVIKVLEEHGLFPEVIAGTSIGALVGALYAWGLKTSEIEQWALGVDWKRMALLVDPGLSVSGLIHGKRITSMLKSLLGDVTFSDLKLGFACVATDILNGQEVVLDSGPVIKAVRASISVPGILTPVKVGGRYLVDGGLVNEVPVSTCRHMGAEYVVGVNVVPGPGDMQQESKSKRPPTLVKVLSQSLLIAGHRAAMQNMEDADLAISPAVGRIGFFQFDKAAEAIAAGEEAARHALDQAGIPHG; this is translated from the coding sequence ATGGCAACTGCGGTCAGAGGCAAGATAGGCTATGCACTGGGCGGTGGTGGTGCTCGGGGCATGTCTCACATTGGTGTGATCAAGGTTCTCGAGGAGCACGGGCTCTTCCCGGAGGTTATCGCGGGAACCAGTATCGGCGCGCTGGTCGGTGCTCTCTACGCCTGGGGACTCAAAACCAGTGAGATAGAGCAGTGGGCGTTGGGGGTGGACTGGAAACGTATGGCGCTTCTGGTCGATCCCGGTCTATCTGTAAGTGGCCTCATTCATGGCAAGAGGATCACATCGATGCTCAAGTCTCTCCTGGGAGATGTGACGTTTTCTGATCTGAAGCTTGGTTTTGCCTGTGTGGCGACGGACATCCTGAATGGCCAGGAGGTGGTATTGGACAGTGGCCCAGTAATCAAAGCTGTCCGGGCCAGCATCTCCGTTCCTGGCATCCTGACCCCGGTCAAGGTGGGTGGGCGATACCTTGTCGATGGCGGTCTGGTGAATGAGGTTCCCGTGAGTACGTGCCGTCACATGGGTGCGGAGTATGTTGTGGGAGTGAATGTTGTACCTGGCCCAGGCGACATGCAGCAGGAGTCGAAGAGCAAACGCCCTCCGACTCTGGTCAAGGTACTGAGTCAGTCTCTGCTTATCGCCGGGCACCGGGCGGCTATGCAGAATATGGAGGATGCTGACTTAGCCATCAGTCCAGCAGTAGGGAGGATAGGCTTCTTCCAGTTCGATAAAGCGGCTGAGGCTATTGCTGCTGGGGAGGAGGCGGCGCGCCATGCTCTTGATCAAGCTGGAATACCACATGGCTAG
- a CDS encoding DUF4282 domain-containing protein — MNDKPGFAQSVGDFLVFRRMLGTNFIKLLWVVGAIWLTVGAVALVLRSLDTHGAWATWGVVLSIFFVIFGNMVWRLVCEIVMAFFTMFFAMQESLMAIDKSLKQQK; from the coding sequence ATGAATGACAAGCCGGGTTTCGCTCAGTCAGTAGGTGATTTCCTCGTTTTCCGACGGATGCTGGGTACCAATTTTATTAAGCTGCTCTGGGTTGTTGGCGCAATCTGGCTCACCGTCGGTGCTGTGGCGCTCGTGTTGCGGTCGCTTGACACCCACGGTGCGTGGGCTACATGGGGTGTCGTCTTGAGCATTTTTTTCGTCATTTTTGGCAACATGGTCTGGCGGCTTGTCTGTGAAATAGTAATGGCGTTCTTTACCATGTTCTTTGCCATGCAAGAATCTCTGATGGCAATCGACAAGTCCCTGAAACAACAGAAATAG
- a CDS encoding SDR family NAD(P)-dependent oxidoreductase: MQANLNGKVALITGSSKGIGRTIALRFAENGADIVVNARSQGTALQVVEQIEGLGRKASFERADIWNYQEVKQMVDSAVQKFGKVDILVASGGGGGAPPESFHKIAPEAYMDVMRSHLFSRLYCVRAVLDHMMERQTGKIIIITSDAGRTPTPGESLIGGAAAALVLMTKALAQEIARSQIRINTICTTVTKDTPGYEYAMANPDSRIFKIFKKAEERMPFGMNRPDDIAQLALFLASEDSNQITGQIFSISGGLSFPG, encoded by the coding sequence ATGCAGGCAAACCTAAATGGCAAAGTAGCATTAATTACGGGCTCAAGCAAGGGCATCGGCAGGACCATAGCCCTAAGATTTGCGGAGAATGGGGCGGATATCGTGGTGAATGCAAGGAGCCAGGGCACTGCTTTACAGGTGGTGGAGCAGATCGAGGGTTTGGGGCGGAAAGCCAGCTTTGAGCGGGCAGACATATGGAACTATCAGGAAGTAAAGCAGATGGTGGATAGTGCGGTGCAAAAGTTTGGCAAGGTCGATATACTGGTTGCCAGCGGTGGGGGAGGTGGTGCTCCTCCTGAATCCTTCCATAAGATTGCTCCTGAAGCATACATGGATGTCATGAGGAGCCATTTATTCTCCAGGCTCTACTGCGTAAGGGCCGTTCTTGACCACATGATGGAGAGGCAAACCGGGAAGATCATCATTATCACCTCAGACGCAGGCAGAACACCTACCCCGGGGGAATCCTTGATCGGTGGTGCTGCGGCTGCTCTCGTGCTTATGACTAAGGCGCTGGCACAGGAAATTGCTCGCTCGCAGATACGGATAAACACCATATGTACTACTGTGACCAAAGATACGCCAGGCTATGAATACGCTATGGCAAACCCCGATAGCCGCATATTTAAGATATTCAAAAAGGCAGAGGAGCGGATGCCCTTTGGCATGAACCGACCCGATGATATCGCGCAACTGGCGTTGTTTCTCGCCTCAGAGGACTCAAATCAGATCACGGGGCAGATCTTCAGTATAAGTGGAGGGCTGTCCTTCCCAGGTTGA